One Pseudoalteromonas rubra genomic window, TTTATATTTTGTGAATCTGGGTGGTTATCGCCATGATAGTCTGGCAGAGCAACATGCATTTGGCTTGTTTGTCGCCCCAACAGCACAAGCGGCCAAAGACCGGGCGCTGAACACATTACTGCCTGATACCGAATTGCGCCATAAGGATGATTTGTATGCTGTGGATGACTGTATGGTGTTGGATCTTATCGATGGCAAGCACTATGTTCAGCTGACGCCCAGCGGTCAGTCCCAGCCCATCGTTCCGCAGTGGTTTGGCTACCATAAGTTGTGATGATGCCGCTGCCCCGTTTTATTCTTCTTTGTCTGCTTTAATGGCGATCCTGATGGCAATAATGACAATCGCAAACATCAGAAAAGGCAGCGCTGCTAAGGCATATTCTGCAATATGACTGTCCTGATAGTTAGGCTGTAAAATAAAGTGGCCACCAATACACAAAGCGATACTTACAAAGAGTAAAGGTAACATTTTTAGTTCTTTATTTGGTTTGCTCATGATCCCAGCCTGTTCATTACTTTTCGTCACAGGCTTTTTAAACGAGTTGGCTCGACAACGCAAGTTAATGCGGGCGTTTCTTTGATCCAACTCCTTTTTTGCAGTGCCATTTTTTTGCACTCCTCTTCGTGATATAACAAAGCTTAATGCCTGTCATTTATACAGTGAAGGAATGAGGAATGAAGAAAAGTAAGGTT contains:
- a CDS encoding DUF1543 domain-containing protein produces the protein MQLFMVYLGGRLSGCHIEMHDIRFVVGTRIEDTFGALKQQWVGDRDKVHMDSYVALRHIDGYQIDLVSEPPLQQPNLYFVNLGGYRHDSLAEQHAFGLFVAPTAQAAKDRALNTLLPDTELRHKDDLYAVDDCMVLDLIDGKHYVQLTPSGQSQPIVPQWFGYHKL